Proteins from a genomic interval of Elusimicrobiota bacterium:
- a CDS encoding polysaccharide deacetylase family protein, producing MKRLILLSLIVVGGLYIAKDLSEKSFILYYHNVGEYKSGLKSLYISPWIFTVQMQYLNWRGYKAIPLEEFINRIRNNRPFPKKTFAISFDDGYQNNYINALPVLKKYKYPATIFLVVNEIGRKVQHDRTSPEERLTKKEIKGMAKYINFGSHTMTHVNLATEKVLQARNEIAYSKTAIEKITGKKVRIFCYPMGRFNPTVKGFVKENGYTGACSTYSGLIDKKDDVYELPRIEWKEFTNSSIHDFWNLKWFYFKIILGV from the coding sequence ATGAAGCGGTTAATTTTACTGTCGCTGATTGTTGTCGGTGGTTTATACATCGCAAAAGATCTCTCGGAAAAGAGTTTTATACTTTATTACCACAATGTAGGGGAATACAAAAGCGGCCTCAAATCGCTTTACATTTCACCCTGGATATTTACGGTACAGATGCAATATTTAAACTGGCGCGGGTATAAAGCTATTCCGCTTGAAGAATTTATTAACCGCATCAGGAATAACAGGCCTTTTCCCAAAAAAACCTTTGCGATATCTTTTGATGATGGATACCAGAACAATTACATAAACGCACTCCCGGTTCTTAAGAAATACAAATATCCCGCAACAATATTTCTTGTAGTCAATGAAATAGGCCGCAAGGTTCAACACGACAGGACTTCTCCGGAAGAAAGACTGACAAAGAAAGAGATAAAAGGCATGGCAAAATATATAAATTTCGGAAGCCATACGATGACCCACGTAAACCTGGCAACAGAAAAAGTATTACAGGCAAGAAATGAAATTGCATATTCAAAAACAGCAATTGAAAAAATAACCGGAAAAAAAGTAAGGATTTTTTGTTATCCAATGGGCAGGTTTAATCCAACAGTTAAAGGTTTTGTAAAAGAAAACGGCTATACCGGCGCCTGCTCTACCTATTCTGGCCTTATCGACAAAAAAGATGATGTGTACGAACTGCCAAGAATTGAATGGAAAGAATTTACGAATTCTTCAATTCATGATTTTTGGAATTTAAAATGGTTTTATTTTAAGATTATCCTGGGAGTATAA